Genomic window (Nicotiana sylvestris chromosome 7, ASM39365v2, whole genome shotgun sequence):
ggaaaggaatcaattaattttaaacaggcgagtgaaatcaggGCTCATATAAGAAAAGCtcttgaaatcagtcacaagatcaagatcaatcaaggaagaaacttcagcatataaatagagtgaacatgAGCATCAGACACGCGAGGCCAAGCACATtagcaaaagaaacaacatacaatagtagcagaaataagcATATGATTCAGCAGTGAATAAAGTTAGATAGTCAGGGCTCACACgtatagccaaagtgaagaagagagttaaaacaagtaaaggtctcacagtaacaggtGAGGAAATCTTTCGAGAAGTTAGGGTTTCAACCATAGTAGAGTTGAAAGATGGTAAAAACCAGATAAGTCACGtaaagaaaagagagtttgaAGCAAGAAACTTTCAATCGAGtcaagtatacattcaaacaaacagtttcagacccaaagacctagggttttcaacaataatcgagtttaaaagatgataaaaacaaataagtcaaacaagaactTACTcaaacaagtacacatttaacAAACAACTTCAGAACTCGGATGAGACCCAAAAAGGAACTAAGGTTTTAACATGCTGAAACAGATAGAAGAATGACATGAGCGACACATAGCAAAGTCACAAACAtgttaaaatcagagaagagatttgTTAAAATAGAGGTTAACAAAAACCCTAATCGGAGAAAATGAAGGGTCGTTttgaagaaaagttgaagaactttcgagaaaacacttaaaaCCATTCATAGCAAGTACCGATCTAAAGTAGATCTCAAAGAAAtcaaaagatattaaagattagggtttcgaaaaacccaaaaaaggtgagaaaggccttgaaagtttccgatctaaccaggaaagtcaaggatttgccttgaaaggccataaatggccggagaaaggtcgtggatggccggagaaaggtcatggatggccggggaaaagccatgaagaactgtcgagcaaggactggaccataTTCCTTCGAGGACTAgccatgaaaccacagaaacaaacacccaAGAGTCATGGGAGGCtgatacatgtctcaaatgaccaCGAGGGGCCATGGATTAGGAAGGTATTAGGGTGGGTTAGGGTGTAGTTTGATGGCGGCGGCTAAGGTTCGTAAGAGTTTCCGAGAGAGTTGATAGAGAAGAGGTATTCAAGGGCGACAGTAGGTGAGAAATGAGGTAGGTTTAGGGGTTGTTcaaggttaaaaaaggaaagggcgtATTgcggccgttgatctaaatgatcaacgactatgattaaaggggttaggtggggaGTCCGGGTTGGGTAGTTTAAATGGGTGGGGAGTCCGGGTTGCaattgggttgggaaattgggTCCGATTTGGGCTCATATTTAGGCTGAAATTGCAAGCCAATCTGGGTAGATTTTAAATAGTCATTTCCCtatttatttaataaaaatagtaaattaatttctaaaaataaattgaaagcatgaaaatgatttataacatataattatcaatttaaaaataccatACGTAATTTTCatgaatataaacgcaattaaatcctaaaagaggctaatattgcaattatatgcaatttagctttaaaaatactaaataaatttgtaaaaatatgtgaaaattatattagctatattttagcataaatgtgAAAtttcaataaatgaattaccaaaaataataattttggaaataattattgggtttttataaataaaatagggaaataaattgatttaaaaacctttaaaaattaaggaaaaataataaaacatttggacatacttatatatgcatatatatatgttattttgaaggtattttgtatattgaaaaatatatagggaaaaattgggtattaacagctgcccatctttacccgggtaggatgaaagagttgtcgggtaaagatatgatggtcaattttgaccgaacgaaacggTTCGAAGAAGTTAGTCCATGTCCTAGCTTTTGAgatacctacatatccttggttttacaggaatcagaccatatgtagtttaggatccgtcgacggagtatgccgatggagactttccaAGAACAGACGCAATATCCAGGACGGGGCGAGTGGGTGGCTTGTGAGAATGGTTAAGGCTTGATATGGTTGCAGGAACGGGAGAGGGTTTTCTCCTGCCGGGATGGCCGTTGCTATCCtgtttacctgcaattagaaacaacacacgcgtatactgtgcataaatttaaacatgatgcagattctcgtcggaccatgaatgttgtctttggacgattaGGATGACTTCCTTTAAACCAtgacgtcctaggccatgaagcgtacaataaaggattcgcaggccatgaaataatgcTCTTGGGCTGTGAGGATGgtacctccgaaccatgatgcctttgaataatgatatgcaaaagattaaaagggatcctcaggccatgacatggtgttctcgggctatgaagatggtgcctccgaacgatgatgcctttggataatttgacGATCTTTCaccccatgagatgcagtatgtggcgatctttcagcccatgcagatgcagtatgaggcgatctttctgcccatgcagatgcagtatgaggcaatctttcagcctatgagatgtggtatgtggcgatctttcagcccatacagatgcagtatgaggcgatctttctgcccatgcagatgcagtatgaggcaatctttcagccatgtagatgcaatatgaggcgatctttcagcccatgcagaTGCAATATGaggcagtgtttagccttatacaaggatgaaggcagtgtttagccttatgcaatgcaaatgcagatggaggtagagcttaaccttggaaggcagaatggtagccttatgcaatgcaaaaaatgcagatggagatagcatttagtctcggaaggcagaatggtagccttatgcaatgcaaaaaatgcagatggagatagtgtttagtctcggaaggcagaatgttaGCCTTATGGAATgcaaaaatgtagatggagacaacatttagtcttggaaggcagaatggtagccttatgcaatgtaaaaatgtagatggagaccgCGTTTAGTCttagaaggtagaatggtagccttatgcaagaaataaaatggcagatggagacaacgtttagtctcgaaaggcagaatggtagccttatgcgatgcaaaaAATGTAGATAGAGACATcttttagtctcggaaggcagaatggtagccttatgcaatgcaaaaatgtagatggagacaacatttagtctcggaaggcagaatggtagccttatgcaatgcaaaaaatgtagatggagacaacttttagtctcggaaggcagaatggtagccttatacaatgcaaaaaatacagatggagacaacatttagtctcgaaaggcagaatggtagccttatgcaatgcaaaaatgtagatggagacaacatttagtctcgggaggcagaatggtagccttatgcaagaaataaaatggtaGATGGTtgtagagctttcttagctgatagcaggttGCGACATTGTGATtgctggggacattgtgacaTACGGAATATCACCGATGTGtgtggatagcaaatgttggtaagtggcaATGGTTCCGAGAGTTGTATTACTGAATAATGTTTGTCCCAcgggtgtatagtatgtttgatgattttgcaatccaagtgcctgcatccaaagaaaaatcgtgaattTTGTAAatgggaggttagttcgtatccctgatGGCTTTGCTTGATCTACTCAGCTCTGATCTGGTGAtattgtatgtatcattggggtagcgttgctaaacaaagcaattttaataatatgcatgattttgtaaaaaaatatgacataataataatttttttagatGAATcgatgactgtgacgtggttcgagacattgcaacctctcttgctacggaattttgagggtccttcttaaaattttgccccagtttaatgAGTTGATGCTTCTGGCTGTTGCTTGcgacgatcggctgaaattacttcggaattttgagggtcctccttaaaattatGCCCTagtttcggggggggggggggggggggaatgaaattttattgaattgtgaccgaacccatagggctgcctacgtatcccctcttaaacgggaatcaggtcaggcgtagttcaaattatatcatataagggaagcatggaaattacacatagtaacgcttgactgcatctgaattaatcggctttggccagacttctccgtccatttctgcaagtatgagggctcctcttgtcaaacccggtgaaccatatatggaccctgccagttgggagagaatttccctttggcttcatcctgataCGAAAAAagtttctttaacaccagctgccccggtgtgaactgtctcggcttgactcttttgttgaaggctttggacattttgttctgatagagttgaccatggcagactatattcattctctttccatcgataagggctagttgctcataatgacttttcacccatttcgcgtcgtcgagctcagcttctcgtatgatccttagggaaggaatttctacctcagcaggaatgacagcctctgtgccgtaaactagcatatagggggttgccccggttgatgtgcagactgtggtgcggtatcccaatagagaaaatgataacttttcgtgccactgtttatgcctctctatcatttttctcaatatcttcttgatattcttgttggcggcctctagctccattcatctgaggcctataggctgtgtaattcttatgtttgatcttgaaggtttcacacatagctttcatcaagtcactgttgaggttggagccattatcagtaatgatcgactctagaatcccgaatcgacaaacaatgcgatcgcgggcaaagtctgccatgactttcttagttactgctctgtaagatgctgcttcaacccatttggtgaaatagtctatggctaccaggataaacctgtgtccgttggaagcggcaggctcgattggcccaataacatccattccccaagtggcgaaccgccatggtgagcttgttgcattaagatCATTTGGAGGTACTTTTATTATGTTTGCATgcatctgacagcggtggcattttcggacatactggatgcagtccgtttccatagtcatccaaaagtaaccgacccgaagtatcttctttgctaagacaaaactgttcatatgtggaccgcaggtcctgacatgaatttcctctagtagcctagaTGCTTACTTTGCGTCGATAcaccttaatagtcccaaatcaggagtcctcctatacggGATTCCTCCAttatgaaagaaattgttggacaatctccgaagtgtgtgtttctgagtaggatttacaagctctgggtactctacttttgccaaatattcctggATATcctgaaaccaaggctttccatctgcttttTGTttaacatgggcacagtaagctgtctgatcatggatctttactagaatgagatcaatgaaattcttttcTGGATTCTgcatcatagatgacagggtagccaatgcatcggcgaactcattttggactatgggaacatgctggaactccgTCCTtatgaacctctttcttaattcttgtacatgatgcaaatacgggagtatcttggagttcttggttgcccattcttcacgcacctgatgtatgagtaggtctgaatctccaatcactagcaactcttgaacgttcaCGTCAATGggcatcttgagccctaagatgtaggcttcgtactcggccatgttgtcggtataggggaacctgagtttggcaaacaccggataatgctgaccgatttaTGATACTAAGACAACTCCTATGctaactcctttgaagtttgccgctccatcaaaaaacattctctaactatcataggattctgcaatgtcttctcctatgaatgataccttttCGTCAgaaaaatacgttttcaggggttcgtattctccatccacaggACTCTTCgcaaggtggtctgctagtgcttgtcccttgaccgctttctgagttacgtacacaatgtcgaactcactcaataggatctgccacttggctagcttgtcagtgggcatgggcttctgaaatatgtacttcaaaggatccatccttgatatgagatatgtagtatagacacagaaataatgcctcagcttctgagctacccaagtcaaagcacaataggtgcgctCTAACAAAGAATACCGAgactcgtacggggtgaacttcttactgagataatagatggcctgctctttcctccctgtttcatcacgctgccccagaacgcaaccgaaagctccatccaatactgcaaggtagagtaataatgGTCTACCTAGCtcaggcgggaccaagactggtggtgttgacaagtactccttgattatATCGAAGGTTTTTTGGCAGTCAttggtccatttggtagcggcgtgcttcttcaacatcttaaagattgactcacagataactgtagattgtgctatgaatcggttGATGTAGTTAAGcattcccaagaaactcatcacatccttcttgttccttggcggtggcaattcttggatagctttgacttttgatggatccagttctattcctcggcgactcacaataaacccaatcAATTTTCcaacaggaaccccaaatgcgcacttcgcgggattcagttttaggttgtaccttcgcaatctattgaagaacttcctcaaatcttccatgtaaTCAGTAGACTTCTTGGACTTGACGAtgatatcatctacatatacctcaatctccttgtgtatcatatcatgaaaaatggtagtcatggccctcatgtaggtgacccctgcattcttcaggccgaacggcatcatcttgtaacagtacataacacagtgtaatgaaagccgttttctcagcatcttcttcatccatccagatctggtgataaatAGCAAAACAATCTGCAAAtgactgcagttcatgcttggtgcaattgtcaatcaggatgtgtatgttcgacaaagggaagtcgtctttcggactggctcggttgagatcccggtagtcgacacaaactcgGACCTTCCCATCCTTATTTGGTActagcacgatgttggctaaccatgtcgggtattctactaccctgagaaccttagttttgacttgcttagtgacttcttccttgattttcaaactcatatcatgcttgaactttctcagcttttgctttaccggcgagcatgttggatcggttggcagtttgtgagccgcaatagacgtactcagaccagttatgtcatcatacgactaggTGAATATgccctcatattcccttagaaattttgtgtattccttcttttctgatggcgataagtgaacgctgatttgtgtttccttgacgttttctgcatctcctaggttaacaattTCTGTCTCGTCCAGGTTTGACTTAGGTCTgctctcaaagttctcaacttctttgacaatctcatctAGTATGTCATCTTTCTCTAAATtaatatccgtttgttgcgttgtctcattgcatgtcacaatcattgtttcattaagataagtaatagtaatgctgtataagtaaagtaatgagagaaaaataataatgagtattgattcataagaaaagtcaaaatgctttgatgaatttcataactgttttgaatattgaagatattattgcgggaattaaaatgcgagaagaaaatcatttagtaaataaaacagtgcatgatgcttATTTTAGACTTGCTACCCCAAGGCtcatcgggctttggttgtcctgatggtccagttattgaggcgtgcctcTCTGCTCGCAGCCTGTATGGAAAGGCCTTCCtctccctcctcctcgagaacaacacaacagtccatgtcattgccttctaggaacaagttcttcaccgctgcaagtgcttcttcttcatatgacccataaacaatgtcagcctattggaaagtctgctccaaatgcggtattggctgctccagtggatattaaggaccgcgccatagtggtgaccagttgttgaactcctcccaggtgtaatcatatcccagaccgaaagtagtgccatgcttcttgagttttatgggtttagagattccttggaagtTCTTAccgagccccttgccaggttcgtacccactccaattcagtatactctcgattttattatcccaccatttatctttgtcaacaacatttacccgttcaatgtggtggtaagtctctccacctagcttccttcttccttcgattgacggaatggtctggcgactgtatataaggttgctaccgtcgctgtgaatgatcacctcttggtgattccattcaaattttactacctgatgtagtgttgacgctacggccccagcagcatgaatccatggtcgtccctgtagacatgtgatttttgaccctccccaagatttttcatattttagcacgtaaatatttaatttaggcccaatatagctatttcaactatttttgacttctttactttattttcgttataaaaatggaaaattacaaaaaaatacttTAGTATGTATCCTTCAtaattcttaaaaaaataaatataaaataataaatagtaccttatttttatctttatataattttgaaaatacaaaaaatatataatagtttcatgttagctttttcattgtgtagtatttttatcttattttaaaatgagtcaattaaggtgcTGGATcccaattttaagagtttttggagccAAATTCTTGACCCAATtcgaattagtccattaagcctagggacccttctagactcttctctggaataaaaacaaataaaaaggaccctaaggacttaacacaaaaggacctagggactaatgggtaaaatacacaaaaatacacctaaacctagactctacctataaagCAATGCTTAAAAAATCTAACCATACGCAATAGAAGACAAAAGCACCCATTTCCATGGTTTGGATTAACAAAAACAGACCCAACCATACGCCTCTCTACCTTCTTCGTTGACACAAAACTAACAGACCTAAGGGGACCCTAAGCTATAGCCGTTTTGCACACAAAATGAGGAAGCAACCATTTTCGATGGTTGTttcttaaccaaaaaaaaaaactaccaaCATCTTTGAAGCTGCAACAGCAGCCATTTTTATCCCATAGTTTCTCTTGTTCGCCTGTTTTCGAATTTAAAAGCCATAGAATCTGATGGAGTTCATTTAAATGTCAAAGTTTTGCTTCTTCTGATTTCAACGGAAGTTGATTTGATTCCGATCATGGAGTTTGTTTGAGTTTTGTTTCTGCTTCGGGGTTCGAAGGTGACTATTCGAAGTTGAAGTTCACGGTTTCTTGGACCAATTTTGTTGTAGCTTGTTCCGTCGAATTTTAGGCTCGATTTTTGTATAAGTCGACCTTCAAATCTGCTGTGTAAGGTTCactctcttctctgattttttaCATAGTTTAAATGGCATTGTGTAGTTGATCGAGATGTGTGTTTACCTAACATGTTTTAATAGCTATTATGTGAatgatttgtgattttatttaaagacgTGCTTGAGTTGATTAACTTCTAGTTGAATACATGGTTGCACTTGTTGAATCCCACTTGTGACAGAGAAAACCAATTTTACAAGTGAATAAGTTTAGGAAGGTGGGGGAtgcctttaaaaaataataaaaatcttgAGATGGGGCATTTCTTTACTGGCCATAGTTAAGAGCCTGCAAGTTGTTTGATCAAAGGATTCTTGTTGGTCATCCATCTTTGTAGCATGTTGAGCCTAATACCAGTTGGAATGGAAATAGCAACAGTAAGACAAAATGCATCTTTCCTTTATTTAGATTCAGGCACCTTGAAAACAATAAAGATTCGGCATACTACTTTTATGTACGTAAACCAATATGGCTTCTTTTATGTCTGACTTAGAGAGATTAACGTTGATTTGGTTACTTATCTTATGAATTGGCATGTTTACTTATTTTATGGTGTTATTGTGTTTATTGACGTTGAGTACCCAAATGGGCTATTCAAATTTTCTGGTTGGCACATAATTTGGAAAGTGGATACAAGAAAAATGATGTGGTCGAAACAAGAACTTCTGGGTCTTTCTGAATTGGCACAACATAGATTCTGTTTAAATTGGAGTGAATTAGATTTGTTTGGTTTGGACTTTCAATAGGTTGAAAGTGGCATGATTGGTTAGTGGCTGTGGGTACTATTCCCGTGGCATGGTTACGATATGTGAATTTCAATTcagggtgcatttcatgtaacccgattataacaacttcgaataataaaatcctttgaaattagaaatcgaggcgtgccatttagtgaattttcatggccctcgcgaagttgcaaacgcgtagttgctttaggcgcgccattTTAATAAAttcaccttcctaaactcgggtgcgcatttatgtgacccaaatccaaatcttaacaatgttagataaaGTATGTTGCAgactacgggtgcatttatgtggcgTGGTCCAAGACGCGCTTTATGTgatgttgaatcttcctaaaaaaatatttaaataaaagcggttataaagtttaaaattgcacagtaggctaaaacatatattaaaatcagataattaggccatttatgacagttgagcgaccatgctagaaccacggatcccgggaatgcctaacaccttctcccgggttaacagaattccttacccggatttctggttcgcggactgtaatacagagtcaatcttttcctcgattcgggatttgaaccggtgacttgggacaccataaattatcccaagtggcgactctgaatttttaataaaataatcccgtttcgattgtcactttaagttggaaaaaactcccttatatactcctttccgggggtgtaggtaaaaaggaggtgtgacagtcccAACAACAGGTTGTATGATGCTGGCACGTCTATTACCTgtaaatcgacatcgaaccatgttggtcccatttgcaagcataggacaatctcaccaattgtggacctttgagaaccatcgaaagctttcacattgattgccccatcctttatctcgtgcagtcccttACCAATGGACAGATGTCGAGACTGGACCCTCCATCGATCGGGATTTtggtgataaaatagtcctcgtattgcacggtgatgtgcagtgccttgttgtgccccaagCCTTCAGGTGgaagctcgtcctcatgaaaggtgatcttatggctctccaacacttgtcctaccatgttagccatttccccgccagtgatgttgcttaGTATGTATGCCTCACTCAGTACCCTtagcagagcattcttgtgtgcctcagaattttgtagcaaagcaagaatggagatttgcattgctattttgttcaactggtcgatggcCGAGTATTCCTtagcctgtatctttctccaaagatcgtccggacctatctcaatgatgggtggttggttggaggcctacttgcttgactcagctagatgttcaagggtataaactctaccagttcttgtcataccctgtgctgcaacagtctcttcgaacctaaccttgccttttctttttgcctcggctgtatagtcccagggtatagcctttgtatggaatggtgtcacggtcaacatcgccactgggatcggcgtggctatccttactccgaatggagcatgtgccatgggtggtaaaactgcaacttcaaacggtgtgggtgcatttgccggagacacgaattcgacctcaattggcgctggtgtctttgtagatgacgttgcttcaaactcaagtggcacagacatatttacctcagcatCCCCAGATGGTTGAATCTgtactatgattggattaagagtaactattgacttctttgggtcatcgccttctgcgatcaacccgattgatccctcgggatcccaatcatcctttatttcaatcatgtgaatgcctctaacCTTATGGTCGGGCATAGGGTTATTGTAGACATTTGGAGCGAGTTCCTTTACcataataatcttgttatcaattaaagtctggatcttgtctttcaaggaacgacattcatctatggtgtgccctttcatgacggagtggtatgcacaggatttgtttgggttaacccactaagaagggttctcaggggttgcagtaGGGATgaagggtgacataaccagcagttttgagtctct
Coding sequences:
- the LOC138874101 gene encoding uncharacterized protein — its product is MAEYEAYILGLKMPIDVNVQELLVIGDSDLLIHQVREEWATKNSKILPYLHHVQELRKRFIRTEFQHVPIVQNEFADALATLSSMMQNPEKNFIDLILVKIHDQTAYCAHVKQKADGKPWFQDIQEYLAKVEYPELVNPTQKHTLRRLSNNFFHNGGIPYRRTPDLGLLRCIDAK